Proteins from one Cyclopterus lumpus isolate fCycLum1 chromosome 11, fCycLum1.pri, whole genome shotgun sequence genomic window:
- the LOC117739352 gene encoding uncharacterized protein LOC117739352 translates to MNLWLSTHFLVAGLFLSSWALTPEECRPLITPLSMTPSMIYGKSHFLFGYTDNEVYNGFMKNIESYKNNVIPSTFGPNALNVSTENKLNGTCLSLNMNATVEDNTLIMKFDNFTSLNHMLPTCDGCLLYSFNRTVTYLDKMYKKMGLNDDITAEEHIMSGLHLFARGTTLKDSELEHFRKQASCLGFNREPDFIYDPKNDFCAEGEGLKMIDEEQHSLDISTETE, encoded by the exons ATGAATCTGTGGCTCAGCACTCATTTCCTGGTCGCGGGGCTGTTTCTGAGCAGCTGGGCTCTGACACCTGAGGAATGCCGGCCTCTAATCACGCCTTTGTCTATGACGCCCTCCATG atatACGGCAAGTCACACTTCCTCTTTGGTTACACTGATAATGAAGTTTACAACGGCTTCATGAAGAACATCGAGAGCTACAAGAATAATGTCATCCCGTCAACATTCGGCCCAAATGCACTTAATGTGTCTACGGAGAACAAGTT aaatggaacctgcctgtctttaaacatgaacgcaaccgttgaagacaatactctaataatgaaat TCGACAACTTCACATCCCTGAACCACATGTTGCCGACCTGTGACGGCTGTCTGCTCTATAGCTTCAACCGCACCGTCACATACCTGGACAAAATGTACAAGAAGATGGGACTCAACGATGACATTACAGCGGAGGAGCACATCATGAGTGGTCTTCATCTGTTTG cAAGAGGAACAACCTTGAAGGACTCTGAGCTGGAACATTTCAGGAAGCAGGCGAGCTGCCTCGGCTTCAACAGAGAACCAGACTTTATCTACGACCCCAAGAACG atttCTGTGCTGAAGGCGAGGGGCTGAAGATGATCGACGAAGAGCAACACTCATTAGATATTTCAACTGAAACTGAGTAG